One Hippocampus zosterae strain Florida chromosome 4, ASM2543408v3, whole genome shotgun sequence genomic window carries:
- the hp gene encoding haptoglobin isoform X2 produces the protein MCIYLVDVKHTEERIKPSLSASKFPSVRSRRMIGGTRSPHVPWQAMVYLNDSLLDGGYAGGALISSQWVLTTGRNLFVNKTRQGTHRKDPIIPKVYLGISNRSEATPSKEVAVERVVLHPNFQSQSDWDNDLALIQLKHPVVMGSKVIPIPLPESKHAITGVSGVITGWGYGIYFTYAESLKHLVLPFVPRADCKAEYENSQYMPTVDENMLCTGPTIYGENVCMGDAGGALVVKDPKSRDVVAVGILSYDRSCGQRKYGVYMELSKFMPWINSVIRGDKQESSALRKIAMTKLYSWQA, from the exons atgtgtatttatttggtCGATGTGAAGCACACCGAGGAAAGGATAAAACCGTCGTTGTCAg CTTCAAAGTTTCCCAGCGTGCGATCAAGACGGATGATCGGTGGCACTCGGTCCCCTCATGTCCCATGGCAAGCCATGGTCTACCTGAATGACAGTTTGCTGGACGGAGGCTATGCTGGCGGCGCGCTGATATCCAGCCAGTGGGTTTTGACAACAGGCAGGAATCTGTTTGTCAATAAGACGCGGCAGGGCACTCACAGAAAGGATCCCATCATTCCCAAAGTGTATCTGGGAATTTCAAATCGATCAGAAGCCACGCCGTCCAAGGAGGTTGCTGTTGAGAGG GTTGTTCTCCACCCAAATTTCCAAAGCCAGTCGGACTGGGACAATGATCTAGCATTGATACAGCTGAAGCATCCCGTGGTTATGGGGTCGAAGGTGATCCCCATCCCTCTGCCGGAAAGCAAGCATGCCATCACGGGAGTTTCAGGAGTGATCACTGGATGGGGCTACGGCATTTACTTCACATACGCTGAATCGCTCAAACACCTGGTGCTCCCTTTCGTGCCCCGCGCCGATTGTAAAGCTGAATATGAGAATAGTCAGTACATGCCAACTGTGGATGAAAACATGTTGTGCACAGGACCAACCATTTATGGAGAAAATGTGTGCATGGGTGATGCAGGGGGTGCTCTGGTTGTCAAAGATCCTAAAAGTAGAGATGTTGTGGCAGTGGGAATACTCTCTTATGATAGGTCCTGTGGACAGCGCAAGTATGGTGTCTACATGGAACTTTCCAAATTTATGCCCTGGATCAATTCGGTCATTAGGGGGGATAAACAAGAATCATCTGCTCTGCGCAAGATTGCAATGACCAAGTTGTACTCGTGGCAGGCATGA
- the hp gene encoding haptoglobin isoform X1 has translation MCIYLVDVKHTEERIKPSLSDLTAYCPAYFPASKFPSVRSRRMIGGTRSPHVPWQAMVYLNDSLLDGGYAGGALISSQWVLTTGRNLFVNKTRQGTHRKDPIIPKVYLGISNRSEATPSKEVAVERVVLHPNFQSQSDWDNDLALIQLKHPVVMGSKVIPIPLPESKHAITGVSGVITGWGYGIYFTYAESLKHLVLPFVPRADCKAEYENSQYMPTVDENMLCTGPTIYGENVCMGDAGGALVVKDPKSRDVVAVGILSYDRSCGQRKYGVYMELSKFMPWINSVIRGDKQESSALRKIAMTKLYSWQA, from the exons atgtgtatttatttggtCGATGTGAAGCACACCGAGGAAAGGATAAAACCGTCGTTGTCAg ACCTAACTGCGTACTGCCCTGCTTATTTTCCAGCTTCAAAGTTTCCCAGCGTGCGATCAAGACGGATGATCGGTGGCACTCGGTCCCCTCATGTCCCATGGCAAGCCATGGTCTACCTGAATGACAGTTTGCTGGACGGAGGCTATGCTGGCGGCGCGCTGATATCCAGCCAGTGGGTTTTGACAACAGGCAGGAATCTGTTTGTCAATAAGACGCGGCAGGGCACTCACAGAAAGGATCCCATCATTCCCAAAGTGTATCTGGGAATTTCAAATCGATCAGAAGCCACGCCGTCCAAGGAGGTTGCTGTTGAGAGG GTTGTTCTCCACCCAAATTTCCAAAGCCAGTCGGACTGGGACAATGATCTAGCATTGATACAGCTGAAGCATCCCGTGGTTATGGGGTCGAAGGTGATCCCCATCCCTCTGCCGGAAAGCAAGCATGCCATCACGGGAGTTTCAGGAGTGATCACTGGATGGGGCTACGGCATTTACTTCACATACGCTGAATCGCTCAAACACCTGGTGCTCCCTTTCGTGCCCCGCGCCGATTGTAAAGCTGAATATGAGAATAGTCAGTACATGCCAACTGTGGATGAAAACATGTTGTGCACAGGACCAACCATTTATGGAGAAAATGTGTGCATGGGTGATGCAGGGGGTGCTCTGGTTGTCAAAGATCCTAAAAGTAGAGATGTTGTGGCAGTGGGAATACTCTCTTATGATAGGTCCTGTGGACAGCGCAAGTATGGTGTCTACATGGAACTTTCCAAATTTATGCCCTGGATCAATTCGGTCATTAGGGGGGATAAACAAGAATCATCTGCTCTGCGCAAGATTGCAATGACCAAGTTGTACTCGTGGCAGGCATGA